A window of Bactrocera dorsalis isolate Fly_Bdor chromosome 4, ASM2337382v1, whole genome shotgun sequence genomic DNA:
tttacataaaataattttgtattttatagttCAATAAAACCTCTACACACATACGGATGtgatctgtttttatttttccataacaaaattggaaaaaatttaccttTTATCACGGTACTAAAGGTATCTTTTCCCCGCTTAActcaatgtacatacatatgtataatattggaTTAAAAATCCAAATCGTCGAACAATGAAttttgaattcttattttttgtccAACACCTGCAAGTATTTCTCCGACTTTGATCTTTGGAAGTAACAacagtatgaaatgttcggttacacacGAATTGAGCACTTccttacttataaattttatgtatagggtctccgacgttttcttccagttgttacaaatttcgtggcagAGTAACATTCCctgttcggggtataaaaaatatgataacgAACCAACTGGGAAAAGCCAATAAGACaggcaacaaaacaaaaatgaactACAGAGAAATGAGTTCCCAAGAAACGATCAGTTTGCACAATACCATATTCTGTACATTTAATGTCATTCTTCAACACAATTGTacaatgtacacacatatgtgtgtttaaTATGTGCGTATTTAGTTTAAATCAGATATTATTAAGTGAGCATTTACTGGGTACACACTTCAATGCATTTTGCTATTGTTAATCGCTGTGAATTTCGCATTAATACTGGCTTTTAGGCGGTTATCAGCAGTTTTCCATACATGTCGCTTATCTATGGCGTGTGGAAATTGCGTTTTATACTTTAGagctttgtatgtgtgtaagtaacTAGATATGATTAACGACTACCCAAATGGCATTTTATACTATCAACAAGGAGCATtgctttcttttatatttttatacatgcaTGCATGGGAGATATTTTCaggtgttggcaaaactttataaatatttccttaaaatttgaaatcactATATTAGGGTCATTGCCAATTTCAATActcattatttttaagaaaaattattcacttaatttcattaaaatttcacacattttgaaaCAAACGCTTTGAAGTCAAAAGACAAGTGAAAGTGGATGGAAATTCCTTTGTTGCGTATACTGAGGCAGAAATTGTCTTAACTTTTGCTTTtcccaaattattttatgaaaataacttATTCATAAGGGCTactagaataaaaatattatactaatTAATTTGCTATTTTACTCTAATTAGAGATCAAACTTcacacgaaaattaaaaaaaagcttgtACTAATCCAGAAAAAGTATATATCGCTTAGATTTGTGCGCGTAACTTTAATGGATCAAACCGGTTCAAGTTAGATTTTGAGTGTAAGCAGTATGAAGTACAAAATCTTTGTTTGGTCATATGGGCGCCAATTTATGTAAGTATAGCAACATTATAAGGAAAAAATACTCtaagaatttcaataatatcatCTTGTCTTTTGTCGATATTTTACAACTAGATATAAACACTATGTATCTGAAGATTTGAAAAAGCTATGGTCCGATTTGATTCATTTTTTGGGGTGAGATTGCATACGTTAAGGCCAGTATTTGTTCAAGgccttttttcaacaactttATTGGTGATTGATTTATATTATCTACAGCGAAGGATACCAGATgtggttaaaaataataaaggacTTCACGGATATAGCATTTAATTCATTCACGTACATACGGTTTTTACTAATAAATAGTCTAAATATAATAATGCTTTCGAAAGCTATGGTTAAAGAGTTTCTTATACTCGTATTGTATATAGAAGCAAAATCTTTGTATAACTATCAACATTTGCGATAGTCAACCTGTCGATTTTCTTAAATGCAGGTGTTACACAGCAAttgtaagaaaataataataaacacccATTTTAGGAACAAATTGATATAACGCGAAATTTATAATtgcattttgtactttaaaactttataatattttcttattaattattgAACCATTACGTTTTAGAAGCTATTAGTGATGATTTGGAAAGCCCTGATAACCTCTTTTACAACTAGATAATACAATTGGGTCAAAGTCGAAAAATGACCTTGTTCTTCATAAAGATTTCATTCttgcacatatttatatgtgcacaATCATATgctacaataaaaatatgtacatggcctgaaatataaattttctttatttaaaggGTATTGctgttattatatacatacatatgtacaaaagcacaaataaatattgacaaCTCTTCTATTTCTTATATCAACGCAACTggctactacatacatatgtctgtgttTGAATACATTTACAATAGAGCTATTTTCTTACCTGTCTTTCCAATAGTTCTTGAATCGTTTGCTAATGGGCTACCAATAtaggaatatgtatgtatgtattttcttcAAAACATTATACGTCCACCAGCCAATTAAcgttaatttaattacaataagaGCGTAGGTAATTCAAAACAGTATGTTTTCGTACACTCTATATATCCACTCCTCTAGCAACTATAATATTTCACATTCGGATTATATGCGTCAAATTTTGTTACTGAATGCACTTTGATATACTTTTCCTTCTGCTTTGAAGTTCGATTTTTCAAACACCTAATAATTTGCTATATTTTCAACTATTGATTTGGTATTCACATCGAATGAAAAGTGAATGTCTCACTTGACAAATTGTTTTCACCTGTATTCCATATGTCGCAGTATACTTTGTTCTCAGATTTTTCGTCACAGATATTTTCTTGCGTTGTTACAATTCTTCtgatttctttacaaaattttatatttaattaaacagcgcacattaaattaattttgctttcaaACTCACAAATTAAAACTGCGctttgttttgcaaaaattcaaattcccaGATATTCGACGCAATCAATCCAATTGCTTTTACCCATGAATCTATTCGTATGTTTGTTTTTCCGTTTGCTAGTTTCCTTTTCTGTGTTCACAatatttatgtttctttttcttCTGATCTCTTTCGTACTTTTGAAAAGATATTGAATTGACCCCTCAACATAATAAAAGTGTGGAATAAACAAATGGCGATAAAGGGAGAATACAAATGATAACAAAAAACATCTGTTCTTTTCGCAGGGTTGTATTCCACGTATCTTTGATTGCGCAATATAAATGTGCAATAAATATAGattttaaggttttaactacatctacataattattttttggttaattaCGATTCTATTTCTTTCAGTTTACTTTAAAATTAACTGCATTGTGATTGAAATATCACAATTCAAACTAGAACGAAAAATAGTTTGGTGCGTAACAATATTAAATGAGATTGCAGTAAATGAAAACTGGGTGCTgttaaaaagaaatgttttcGTATATAAAGTGGCAACACTTCTGTTATCATCATGTAGAAGaagcatatttttgtttacctCTATGGATCGAACAAAACAAAGCTGCTATAATTGCATATCGGAAACGAGGTATTTTATAAACTAATTATATTATGAATGACATTGCTAGTGATACCAAAGGTATGGTAAAAACCGGTGAAgaagtaaataatatatttgaggAAATCGAGGAGATTCTAAAAAATAATGAGGTTGAATGTGAAATAACacaacaaatatattaattaattgatttaatttctATAGGATTTAGAAACATCAACACGAGATACAGCAATACCAGCGCTAAAAGCACTCAGTGAACATGTTGAATCAAcgacaaaaccaaataatggaaaCGAAGAAGGTCCCTACGTTAATGGCAAACAACCTGTGTATGAGAAACAAGCTTCGAATTTTTTGCCAGCTTACTCTAATTATGATTTTCTTGTATCCACGGACTCTCAATCTTCGCCAGAAGAGGAACTTTCATTATACTCAGTGAATCAAAATGAACTACAACCAGTTAATGCACCATTCATGGTTCCtggtatatataaaaaaatagctaATGCATCGGGAGCTATAAGTAAACTTCCACCACAGAATTATGCTTTCGATGTGACGAATGTTATATTGACGACAAAATGTCCCAAGGGGAAGATTATATCACGGGTTGATTTTGAAGGCGTCTCGTCTACCGAGGAGTCCACTGGGTACAAATTAAACCATGTTGAAGCAACCACATTGACTGAGGAAAAATCCTCCAATATTAGTACACCTTCTAATAACCTTCTAACTTTTGCATATAATATACACAACTCAGCAAAACTCGATTGTGTCATGATTGATAGGTAATTAAACAATACATTTAATCTGGGATTAATTTAAAATCACCTTTTATTAGGGATAAAAAGGAAATAAGGCGTATCCGAGCAGGGAGCAATCAGCAAATTTTGTACCGACTTCTAGATCCCGAGGATTTAGATCTACAAAATAATCATTTGACCCACCCAGCATCTGCCAGGAGCAAAATCTTTCCTGCAAAAGCTAAAATAGGTCGACCAAAAAAGCATCCTTTAGTAAATGAGGATAATCAGCATACGGAAGGTGCGTTTAAAAGACTGAAAATCGATCCCATTGTCAAACAACGGGAGACAAGTAAAACTGAGACTAATTCTCAGCAGCCATTTACGCGTACACGCTCCGGTCGAATAGTTAAATCTTTAACGACTCCATTACGCACTACAGATGTTAACCAAGCCTCATATTTGGAAACtgataatgtaaaaaatataattagggAATCAAAAGATAAGGATTTTCAATGCAAAGTAAAACCCCTTCCAACATCCTCCGAAGAACACAATTTGACTGTAACAACAACTGAAACAAATGGTTTAACAAACAATCGCCGAGTACCACCGGAAGCGATTTGCCCcaaatgtggaaaaatatttttgggtcGTCGCTTAAATCGTCACTTTACACAACATCCTGACCACATGTTAGCAAAAGTTGCTGACAACCCATtggagcaacaacaaaatgtacaAATTGCTACAGACAATACCAACGAAGACATGACTATTTTCCGGTATCTTATTTCGAAATTGCAGAAACCTTTACTCAATGAAGATCAACGTGCTGATCTCTTTCTGAATGAACTGAATGATTTAGTGGAGCAATTACAGTTGCGGAGCACCCGACTTATACGTAATACTTCGGGTTTGCATTTCGTTAGTGCGCGAACAGCCCGATTGCTAGGCATACCGGAGGGTCAGTATGCGCTCGATATGTCTGCTATAGACAGTGAGGCCCCCTTTATAGAAGCAGAGCATAACGGTACGAACGGGGAAGGGAGAAAACGACATCAGGTCATACAGCCGGTGGTTACAGTAAGCACTCCCAGCTTAGATTACACGGCAATCAGTTTGGATGATACCCTAACAGATGAAGCagcgcaaaaattaaatttatcagcTGGTGGTAAGTTGTTACCACCCTCTGAGGAAAGCCTTCTGCGTGCTGTGGGGGACTTAGTTCATGATGGTATAACGAAATTGGTAGATGCCAATCTACTGCACCCACCGCGATCGGTTGTACAATCAACTGTAACCTCAACTCTCGTGCAGCAATATGATCATGTGAGCGACAACGCTGTGGAAGCATTAACTATTAAAGACGATAACGCGCCGCAGGAGGGCACCTCACTACTAGACCTGAAAGTTGACTTCTTTcagttcaaaaataattaaatgcagTATTTGgcgaaaaaaagcaaaaatactttattaaCATACTCGTTTGATAAAATTCGGAAAAAATCCTTAGTTAAGGTCTAAGAAAAAATGTCatttataatagtttttaaataaatgaatggcAAAGTtcaattacttaattttatactctttttgCACGGCACACATGTACCAAGACAGTAATTATTGTAGGTATATTCATGCTgtaatacatatttcttttttattgcttttgatatatacatatatcgattaccatttattgcaaaaaaaaaagatattaaaagcTGTTTATCAAAATGCGGCTCACAAACGAAGGTGTTCCCTTGCGAAGGTGTTTAATGGGAAACGGAAATAAGTTACTTTCAAAATAATGCTAGCAACCTTTTTAgttacaacatttcaaaaattgGGTGGAGTGGAATTTCAGTGTTAAATAACGCGGTTTACGAATTTGCCTGGTAGAGTTCATTAACACAgcggaaaaaggaaaaaaataataaaaatacactcTTTATAGAAATTTACGTATATATTTGGCTATTCCATTATTACTACTAAATTCCATAAATACTTAATgacgaatgtatgtatatgtacatatgcatgtatacatcTGTTCACTAACCTATATGTAATTTCTAAGCGCCTGTCAGATGTTTAGAAGcacattgaaaaatatatgtgaagtGTGTATCTTCAAGTAATTCGATTAGTCTGCGAACTCCAGTAGAATACTGGTGTTATTTGTAAGTCCTAAACACTCTTTTTGTCATTATTAGCTTAGAACCGATAtctttttataaagaatatgcTAACTTAACCTTTACTTCGGCTAAGATTTCAACGAttgcgaaatattttcaatgaccTATTCGATGTTCTTTTCGGTGTTAAGCTTCGCTGTTTTGTATCCTAATTACTTACACTGTTTGGACTTTGACATTAGAACCAGAACTACAagaaatatagtatattataactTATCAGTTTGGCCAGGAATTGCCTCAATGTATATCCCTCCTAATAGAAGTCACATATCCACGTGTTTCTTATAATTAATATGTATTAACTAATTACAATAACTTTAGCCATAACTATCCAGCAAGTAGTCTTTgaataagaaaaggagaaacgaGGGCGAAAAtagactttttaaattaaatttcgcgAGGAAATCCATtgatcgaaatatttttatactcttgaaaccAATTGCCACAGAGTGttatagtatattatttatCCCTGGTTGAAAAAGACCTTCGGTGAtatttgtcgcgagcaagtgtttttgctTGGTTCAAATTATTGAAAGAGAAAGTCGAGAACCCGTTGACTACGAATCACGTCCACGACGACCATCGACATTAACTGATGAACAACAcgccaataaaataaaggaattggtgcttgagaatttTATCGGgatcgttgaaatatcggaaaaatgagtgacaaattttttttgaatttgagatCATTTGGtactaagaaaagtgaaagcacgattgtttCCAATAACACAACATCTGTGAAGCAATGCCATTACTTGCGATGGGTCTTGGATCTACAGACGTCAGTCGGCTGAAAATGGTGGCAAAGGTAAGGCCCACGAGAAAAAAGGCTATTcaggaaattgactttaacaagtGTTTCGAGGTTTAGAAAACCTTGGCCACAAATGTATTGGGTTCAGAGGGGATTACTTTGCGGGGGTTGACAtatatttgaagaataaattaagattacttatttattataaattaagtcttattattttttgctcattgtGGTACACAAGTATTTTGGCAAGTAATCGACGCCTGTCAATTTTCCCATCATTGTGTTTTAATGTTAGTGTGTTAATCTCTACAAAAAATAACTAACTCAATTTTACAAATGAAGTGGACGGGCTATTTCCTGACTTGGACATCCATATTTGTGTGCGTATATCTTACCTTATTTtatctgcacaaattttatttaatcgtAACTCAAAATATGCCATAAGTACTATTTACAAAAAGGTAAGCTAATCCACGTagcataattatattattttaaaaacgcaaaaaaaataatgaacttCATAATGTGGACTATTGTCAGCAGCCGTCTTACTTGAGTCaagatacagggtttgtccggaaagtaataggactgattttcttccgctgcgactgtacttcggagcgtgcgcgcaccgaacGATTCGgcagagggcgttcctagctaacgtcAGTTCTCTCcaagcacctggagagtcaggacagaGTTTATCAGATTCTTTTGTTCAGGCACAAAGTAGATggttttgttgacttttttgctGGCCGGCATTTGCGGACCGTTGAGTGAAAAGTAGCTCTCGTCATCCAAAATGAATGATTTTCCATTCAAAATCTTGCAAATCCATCGATATTGTGATTTCACTTGACTTATCTGTCAAGCTGTCTTCAGCTTGCGAATGTTTTGGGGTGTAGTACTTAATATTGGTAGAGTACTTCATATATATTGTTCTTCTGGAAACGCCTTCCCCCATGAAATGCGCACACTTAAACTCTTTTTCGGCGATttcatgttttttataaaaaattacaaggcGGTCGCGGAAGTGTTGCTGCTTGGAAGCCATTTTAAGCACTTAATTGTTATAAATGTCACGTCAAGAAGATAATTGAATCAGTTCGCAAATTGCATAatattagcatttttttttgtttttataccctgaacagggtatattaagtttgtcgcgaagtttgtaacacccagaaggaagcgtcggcgaacctataaagtatatacatatataaatgatcagtatgttgagctgagtcgatttagccatgtccgtctgtctgtctatctgtCTGTGTATATaagaactagtctctcagtttttaagatatcgttttgtaaacgtcattttctcttcaagaagctgctcatttgtcggaactgtcaacatcggaccactgtaacaggtagctgccatacaaactgaatgatcggaatcaaatgcttgcatgggaaacttcctcatttgacgatatatcttcacgaaatttggtatgagttattgtttatagaaataatgtaatctccgaagaaattgttcagatcggttaactatagcatatagctgtcacacaaactaaatgatcggaatcaagttcttgtatgaaaaactttcgcatttgacatggtatcttcacgaagttTGACTTGGaatactgcttaaggtaataacataatctccgacaaaattgttcagatcggattactatagcgcATAGCTTCCAAACAAACTGGACATATAGTTACTAagagaaatgcacctgtgaagggtatattagcttcggtgcagccgaagttaacgttttttcttgttttgttttgaaaaagaaGGATATCTCCAAAGAAACAGAGCAAAAAATGTCGTAAGGATAtgttatatttcaatataacactttttcttttattcctcGAGTTGACAATCTTTCTTTAAGGACCATCAGTAACCCGCCAACACGCTAGATCTTGTTGGAACCCCTCGCCCTGTTTCTCACAAGTATTTCCTAAGTTATGCGAAATTTATCCAGATGATATAGTCCAACtcaatacttatacatacatacatattttccacACTTTCTTCATAATTATATGCTTTGTGGTCATCTGGGAAAATTTTGActaattctaaatttttcctAGCTTCACCTTCCGGAAGAGTCATAACTTTCACAGAATCTGTAGCTTTAAGTACCAATGAATATTGCACCTACAAATGTAATTAACCCAATATCTCTCCCAAATGATAAATTGCCTTATTATTCCTAACTTCATCATGTAGTATATTAAATCCTTGAGTTGCCATTCACTTCTACTGATACACTGTTCTGATTTTTGGGAATTtagcaatattattatttatgagaACATGCGAATTACTTTTGAGATTTTCATTGAAGAAAAAGGACATTTTGTAGTCCAGATATCTCCCCGTTTGATTTTTGtattgtgtatttttttgtaaaataaaaagaaaattggattaaacggatggatcatcttttcaaaatttgaaagggataatcttcaaaaactaaatgccaaaaagtgttctttcaaataataataaacatttccattCAATTTGAAtcgaaatgaatcaccctttaaaaacatatttccatAGCTTaaactaaaaactttaaaatttctaCCAATGAGTTGCAGCAATAATCTCGAACTAAAAAGATATTTCCTGTGGATTGTTCTCTGTGTTGAAATCATTCATTGCATTTGGATGGATTTTGCTGTGTCCTTATATAATAGTTGGAGTCTCAGATATCAACTCATATCCTCCAAACTTTTGATAATAAGTTGAATCGTaagcaatttttacttttacttggTACGAGTATATTAGATCTATTTATAAGTTGTAGACGCGACATTTAGATGTGCGCAACAGTACATTTGTATAAAATGATGGATTTGGCGCGTTAGTACGATGTAACtactttgaaataaaattacggcacacacatacgcaaaaCAATAACACATTAATATAATTGACAATATTTCACTATCAGACATTTGCGAATGCTAATATGAAATAGCTCAATGTGCGATATTTCAAAAGGGAAAGGACATTCGTATATATGGACATTCGTCAATGTATGCCCGCCCGGTGTGTCTAACTTGGCTAAGGattacaggtttttttattaattcaaagAGTTAGTTAACGTTTAACCCTCACAATGCAGGGTTGTTTGAGGAATTTTGTTTGCCGTGTGAGTCCCAAGAAATGGGCGACCAAATCAACAGAAAGTGTGAAAAGGGCACAAAAGAAATGTGTCACTTTGCGTCGCGTTTTGGCCACGAACACGGATGAGTTTTGTAAGAATACAACTTTACATGGCTTGAAATATGTTAACAATCAGTCTTTACATCCGGCCGAGCGGTTTGTACACGATAATGATCTTCAAGCATTGACccctttaattttaattcataactttttctcGCTCAGTTCGTTCTTTATTATATCGGTTATAGTTGTTTGCATTATATCGGCGTTCTACATATTGAAGGTGTACGAAAAATGGGCTACCACACCGGTTATAGTTGGCATAAATCCCGAACCGAACTTCGTTACAAATATACCTTTTCCAGCTGTTACCATTTGCAATTTGAACCAGGCATTGAAATCGAAGGCGATCGAAGCAAATAGGTgagtaaagaaaaaattcaaaaaatatgtacagttaGAGAAATTGTAGGTATGTTGAAAACTAGTGCACCAACTATGCGCAAATTAAACTAACCAGACCTATACGATGATTTTCGAGCATATTTCAAGCAGTGGTCTTTCCTTTAAGGGTAGCCGGCTAAGAGTTGGTCGCCGAACTCGCCCGCTTACTGGCAGCAAGTCAGTAAGGGATGCGCCACGCAAAGTTCCTAATGGAAGTTTAAACCTAACAAGACATGATTAACCTCTCCAGAGACAAATATCGTCTACTAGTCGCACTCTAGTTGTATACTGGGCACTGGAGACTCAAGAAGCATCTGTTCAACATGGACATGACCTTTTGTGAAAACTGTCCATTTTGCGACATACCTAGAACTGGAAATTCGTGAGCACCAGATTCGATATCGCCGGCAATCTCAAGACCCAAACTCAGGACCCTTGTATCTGTCAAGGATAGGGATCATATAATTTCAATAGCCCCCAGCAAGTTCCTCTTTTGGAGATGCTAAGGATTTCACACATTTGATAAAGTCCACTCTTTgaggaaaataatataaaaatataatattaaaagaaCTGTTTCGACATTTCAatgctaaaatatatttttttcaattaaccccttatttataaatttattatatagttCTCTTCAATGTGTCGTAAGAAGTTAATCTccattatttcttattattatttgtcgtagaaattaaaacttttctaACTGAAATCGTAATAACTATGtacttttacatttttagttAGGAAATCATCAGATAATATACCTTtttaaagagagagagagagtataattttatttctgcGGAATTCAGACAATTTGTTGCTCATAGGATACCAACAGATAAACAGTActtattaggggtattcaggcCGAACTTGTTAATCTGGTagttcgttagttgatacttcgttaaaacacTTAACTGTGAATATACTTTTTGCTGTACATCGGTAGTgggtgtaaattttgtttctaaacagctgattcaattaaATTACTAGTAAATacttactttttaaaaaattgtcagAAACTAATTTGTAATAGAcagcaaatgtatttattt
This region includes:
- the LOC105221881 gene encoding uncharacterized protein LOC105221881 isoform X1 — protein: MNDIASDTKGMVKTGEEVNNIFEEIEEILKNNEDLETSTRDTAIPALKALSEHVESTTKPNNGNEEGPYVNGKQPVYEKQASNFLPAYSNYDFLVSTDSQSSPEEELSLYSVNQNELQPVNAPFMVPGIYKKIANASGAISKLPPQNYAFDVTNVILTTKCPKGKIISRVDFEGVSSTEESTGYKLNHVEATTLTEEKSSNISTPSNNLLTFAYNIHNSAKLDCVMIDRDKKEIRRIRAGSNQQILYRLLDPEDLDLQNNHLTHPASARSKIFPAKAKIGRPKKHPLVNEDNQHTEGAFKRLKIDPIVKQRETSKTETNSQQPFTRTRSGRIVKSLTTPLRTTDVNQASYLETDNVKNIIRESKDKDFQCKVKPLPTSSEEHNLTVTTTETNGLTNNRRVPPEAICPKCGKIFLGRRLNRHFTQHPDHMLAKVADNPLEQQQNVQIATDNTNEDMTIFRYLISKLQKPLLNEDQRADLFLNELNDLVEQLQLRSTRLIRNTSGLHFVSARTARLLGIPEGQYALDMSAIDSEAPFIEAEHNGTNGEGRKRHQVIQPVVTVSTPSLDYTAISLDDTLTDEAAQKLNLSAGGKLLPPSEESLLRAVGDLVHDGITKLVDANLLHPPRSVVQSTVTSTLVQQYDHVSDNAVEALTIKDDNAPQEGTSLLDLKVDFFQFKNN
- the LOC105221881 gene encoding uncharacterized protein LOC105221881 isoform X2, encoding MTLLVIPKDLETSTRDTAIPALKALSEHVESTTKPNNGNEEGPYVNGKQPVYEKQASNFLPAYSNYDFLVSTDSQSSPEEELSLYSVNQNELQPVNAPFMVPGIYKKIANASGAISKLPPQNYAFDVTNVILTTKCPKGKIISRVDFEGVSSTEESTGYKLNHVEATTLTEEKSSNISTPSNNLLTFAYNIHNSAKLDCVMIDRDKKEIRRIRAGSNQQILYRLLDPEDLDLQNNHLTHPASARSKIFPAKAKIGRPKKHPLVNEDNQHTEGAFKRLKIDPIVKQRETSKTETNSQQPFTRTRSGRIVKSLTTPLRTTDVNQASYLETDNVKNIIRESKDKDFQCKVKPLPTSSEEHNLTVTTTETNGLTNNRRVPPEAICPKCGKIFLGRRLNRHFTQHPDHMLAKVADNPLEQQQNVQIATDNTNEDMTIFRYLISKLQKPLLNEDQRADLFLNELNDLVEQLQLRSTRLIRNTSGLHFVSARTARLLGIPEGQYALDMSAIDSEAPFIEAEHNGTNGEGRKRHQVIQPVVTVSTPSLDYTAISLDDTLTDEAAQKLNLSAGGKLLPPSEESLLRAVGDLVHDGITKLVDANLLHPPRSVVQSTVTSTLVQQYDHVSDNAVEALTIKDDNAPQEGTSLLDLKVDFFQFKNN